One part of the Quercus lobata isolate SW786 chromosome 7, ValleyOak3.0 Primary Assembly, whole genome shotgun sequence genome encodes these proteins:
- the LOC115951528 gene encoding F-box/kelch-repeat protein At3g06240-like — protein sequence MSRPTEKLRLLTERVLDDDIAFDILTRLPVKSLIRFRCVSKSWYSTITNPIFIATHFKLNEAKSLSNKNSHNGYLLYTSVTEGYSFHEDLRTLVYNRDRTVTEISRFITPFPFCDAFMNCFCNGIFCLDRFDENNGDHMIYLWNPSIRKFKMLAPALLTAPFDCATLGLAYHSQKNDFKILRLVSFPGSLGEPDPLTEAEVYTLSTDSWRKVVISVDSSEPNIGYVYHTSPFIFFNGALHCIASTNNGRFILSFEVNDERFHKIMLPQDSLDGYQGCLGVFKGLLAFTVLSSDIDPICDIWVMKEYGLVESWTRKSVPIDWIHSLFGVTDNGELFGNATELNLIDPEKNLNQNILVSKRYIRWVGYASNFMESLVLLDGGKCIV from the exons ATGTCTCGACCTACGGAAAAGCTAAGATTATTGACCGAGCGTGTTCTGGACGACGACATCGCATTCGACATACTGACTCGGCTACCAGTGAAATCCTTAATCCGATTCAGGTGCGTTTCTAAATCATGGTACTCTACAATCACAAACCCCATTTTCATTGCCACACACTTCAAGCTCAACGAAGCCAAATcattatccaataaaaatagtCACAATGGTTATCTGCTATATACATCTGTAACAGAGGGCTATTCTTTTCACGAAGATTTGCGTACACTTGTTTACAATAGGGACCGCACAGTGACTGAGATTTCCAGGTTTATAACCCCCTTTCCCTTTTGTGATGCCTTCATGAATTGCTTCTGTAATGGCATCTTCTGCCTCGATAGGTTTGACGAAAACAATGGTGatcatatgatatatttgtggaACCCAAGCATTAGAAAGTTTAAGATGCTTGCTCCTGCTCTTTTGACTGCCCCTTTTGATTGTGCCACCCTTGGACTTGCTTATCATTCTCAAAAGAATGATTTCAAGATTCTTAGACTTGTGAGTTTCCCAGGGTCTCTTGGAGAGCCAGATCCACTGACTGAGGCTGAG GTTTACACATTGAGTACGGATTCATGGAGAAAGGTTGTAATATCGGTGGATTCATCCGAACCCAACATTGGATATGTTTATCATACTTCAccgtttatattttttaatggagCACTTCACTGTATAGCATCTACTAACAACGGCCGTTTCATTTTGTCCTTCGAAGTCAATGATGAGAGATTCCATAAGATAATGTTGCCTCAGGATTCCTTAGATGGATACCAAGGATGTCTTGGAGTGTTCAAGGGATTGCTGGCTTTTACTGTTTTGTCTAGTGATATAGACCCCATATGCGACATATGGGTGATGAAGGAATATGGTTTGGTAGAGTCTTGGACTAGAAAATCTGTACCAATCGATTGGATTCATTCTCTTTTTGGCGTCACTGACAATGGTGAACTATTTGGCAATGCCACAGAGCTTAATTTGATTGACCCTGAGAAGAATCTAAATCAAAACATTCTTGTATCAAAGAGATATATTAGATGGGTTGGTTATGCATCTAATTTTATGGAGAGTTTGGTTCTACTTGATGGGGGTAAATGCATCGTCTGA
- the LOC115951527 gene encoding F-box protein CPR1-like: MSRPTEKRLPVPDDVVFDILTWLPVKSLIRFRCVSKSWYSTITNPIFITTHLNLNKAKESLSTDNNNNNNNNGYLLYTNVPKDFSSSHELCTAVYNTDHTLTQISAFQIPFSGFNVVSFCNGMFCLDCLTDHGDHIICLWNPSIRKFKTLAPFRLIDYVDSGTLRLESVTLGLAYNSQNNDFKILRLACFYDIIEKFVINWFRIEAEIYTSSTDSWRKVEISVEGYICLIWEMKEYGVAESWTWTKKCITMNSFYSCYGCTDNGEILMKNANGLVSFDPENHQNIFAIEDARWADYTANSMESLVLLDGGNSVSEYKD; this comes from the exons ATGTCTCGACCTACGGAAAAGCGCCTCCCTGTCCCTGACGACGTCGTGTTCGACATCCTAACTTGGCTGCCAGTGAAATCCTTAATCCGATTCAGATGCGTTTCCAAATCTTGGTACTCCACCATCACCAACCCGATTTTCATCACCACACATCTCAACCTCAACAAAGCGAAAGAATCACTATCCACtgacaacaataacaataacaataacaatggTTATCTGTTATATACAAATGTACCAAAGGATTTTTCATCTAGCCATGAACTGTGTACGGCTGTTTACAATACCGACCACACACTCACCCAGATTTCTGCTTTTCAAATCCCCTTTTCTGGTTTCAACGTGGTTAGCTTCTGTAATGGCATGTTCTGCCTTGATTGTCTTACCGACCATGGTGATCATATAATATGTTTGTGGAACCCAAGCATTAGAAAGTTTAAGACACTTGCTCCTTTTCGCTTGATTGACTATGTTGATAGCGGCACTCTTAGACTTGAGAGCGTCACTCTTGGACTTGCTTATAATTCTCAAAACAATGATTTCAAGATTCTTAGACTTGCGTGTTTTTATGatattattgaaaaatttgtaataaattggTTCAGGATTGAGGCCGAGATTTACACATCCAGTACTGATTCGTGGAGAAAGGTTGAAATATCAGTGGA GGGTTACATATGCCTTATATGGGAGATGAAGGAGTATGGTGTGGCTGAGTCTTGGACTTGGACTAAAAAATGTATAACAATGAATTCCTTCTATAGCTGCTACGGTTGCACTGACAATGGTGAAATTCTAATGAAGAATGCTAATGGGCTAGTTTCATTTGACCCTGAGAATCATCAGAACATTTTTGCTATTGAAGATGCACGTTGGGCGGATTACACTGCTAATTCTATGGAGAGTTTGGTTTTACTTGATGGGGGTAATAGTGTATCTGAATACAAAGATTAG